One Oligoflexus sp. DNA segment encodes these proteins:
- a CDS encoding MATE family efflux transporter, producing MKERWTYLLKLAWPLIIANSFWNLQLTIDRVFLGQYSTEALAAAMAVMGVFWTPMALLQQTAAYVMTFVAQYFGAQEKKMIGPAVWQALYLSVIGGILFLGFIPAADSIFRMMGHSPEVSALETEYFQALCYSALPTAVVAAVSSFFSGLGRTRMVMGINCVGLVANVILDYLLIFGRLGFPALGVAGAGYATALATVCSAIYALWLLFQKEHERDFAVRSAFHMRWDLMKRYLRFGLPSGLQWALEGLAFTVFLIFVGRMTNGDAALASSGIVVTVMMLAVLPAMGMAQAVSIQLGQNLGEGRPDLAEAYTWSGLQLSLMYIITVGFSFLLIPEFYLGWFHNPSQASLWSEVSVIVPYLLMYVALFTSFDSMNLIFSFALKGAGDTRFVTLVALTVPWPLMVAPTWFVKDWNGAVYWAWGAASFFIIFQSFIFLVRFRGGKWKTMSVIHG from the coding sequence TTGAAAGAACGCTGGACATACCTTCTGAAGCTGGCCTGGCCTTTGATTATCGCCAACAGTTTTTGGAACCTGCAGTTGACCATCGACCGCGTTTTCCTGGGTCAATATTCGACCGAAGCCCTGGCCGCGGCGATGGCCGTCATGGGCGTTTTCTGGACACCGATGGCTCTTTTGCAGCAAACCGCAGCCTATGTGATGACCTTTGTCGCGCAGTACTTTGGGGCTCAGGAAAAGAAAATGATCGGGCCCGCGGTGTGGCAGGCGCTTTATTTGAGCGTCATCGGCGGGATTTTGTTTCTGGGCTTCATCCCCGCGGCGGATTCCATCTTCAGGATGATGGGCCATTCGCCGGAGGTGAGCGCCCTGGAGACGGAATACTTTCAAGCGCTTTGCTACTCGGCTTTGCCGACGGCCGTGGTGGCTGCAGTCAGCAGCTTTTTTTCCGGGCTCGGCAGGACCCGCATGGTGATGGGAATCAACTGCGTGGGCCTCGTCGCGAATGTGATCCTCGATTATCTTTTGATTTTCGGTCGACTGGGCTTTCCTGCCCTCGGTGTGGCGGGTGCCGGTTATGCGACCGCGCTGGCTACGGTCTGCTCGGCGATTTATGCGCTCTGGCTCCTCTTTCAAAAAGAGCATGAACGGGATTTCGCTGTGCGCTCCGCCTTTCACATGCGCTGGGACCTCATGAAACGCTATCTGCGTTTCGGACTTCCGAGCGGTCTTCAGTGGGCCTTGGAAGGTCTGGCCTTCACGGTCTTTTTGATTTTCGTGGGTCGCATGACGAACGGCGACGCGGCGCTGGCCAGCAGTGGCATCGTCGTGACGGTCATGATGCTCGCGGTGCTGCCGGCCATGGGGATGGCGCAGGCCGTTTCCATTCAGCTGGGTCAGAACCTGGGAGAAGGCCGGCCGGATCTGGCGGAGGCTTACACCTGGAGCGGTCTGCAGCTTTCGCTGATGTATATCATCACAGTGGGCTTCAGCTTTTTATTGATCCCGGAGTTTTATCTCGGCTGGTTTCATAACCCTTCGCAGGCCTCGCTTTGGAGTGAAGTCTCGGTGATCGTGCCCTATCTTTTGATGTACGTGGCGCTCTTCACCTCGTTTGACAGCATGAATCTGATTTTCTCGTTCGCTTTGAAGGGCGCAGGGGACACGCGCTTTGTCACTCTTGTGGCCTTGACCGTTCCCTGGCCTTTGATGGTGGCCCCGACATGGTTTGTCAAGGATTGGAACGGCGCCGTATACTGGGCCTGGGGCGCGGCCAGCTTTTTTATTATTTTTCAGTCCTTTATTTTCCTCGTGCGTTTTCGCGGCGGGAAGTGGAAGACGATGAGCGTGATCCACGGCTGA
- a CDS encoding DNA/RNA non-specific endonuclease, translating to MVFKLSMIAMVSILSGAAAAADLVTLKKDAFTLTYDCDLRSAVRYEYTLGKDRGSASRPGSFHLDPDLPDGCEGQFSTQAYAAIVPGWDRGHLVTSNHMDMNSTTIKQANLMSNIAPQASHFNQGIWVQAENLVECYRDLAPVQVVGGLVYEDDANDYFLESHGIPTPEYFWKVVITSEPKTGAPKAIAWLIPNSDDVGALDEYILSISELEDRIGARSVQIDASPSVKAMKPTRTWSMPGSCQPG from the coding sequence GTGGTCTTCAAACTCAGTATGATCGCTATGGTCTCGATTCTGAGCGGTGCCGCCGCTGCTGCCGATCTTGTCACCTTGAAAAAGGATGCTTTCACGCTCACCTATGACTGCGATCTGCGGAGTGCCGTCCGCTATGAATATACCCTCGGCAAAGACAGGGGCTCGGCATCGCGGCCTGGCTCGTTTCATCTGGATCCCGATCTGCCTGACGGCTGCGAGGGACAGTTCAGCACCCAGGCCTATGCCGCTATCGTTCCCGGTTGGGATCGCGGGCATCTCGTCACGTCCAATCATATGGATATGAACAGCACGACGATCAAACAGGCCAACCTGATGAGCAACATCGCACCCCAGGCCTCACACTTCAATCAGGGTATTTGGGTGCAGGCGGAAAACCTTGTGGAATGCTACAGAGACCTCGCGCCGGTGCAGGTGGTCGGCGGTTTGGTTTACGAAGACGATGCCAATGATTATTTCCTGGAATCCCATGGCATCCCCACGCCGGAATATTTTTGGAAAGTTGTGATCACGAGCGAACCCAAAACAGGTGCGCCCAAGGCCATTGCCTGGCTGATTCCCAACAGTGATGACGTGGGTGCCTTGGATGAATACATCCTGAGTATCAGCGAGCTGGAAGATCGCATCGGCGCTCGTTCCGTGCAGATTGATGCCAGCCCTTCCGTGAAGGCGATGAAACCGACCCGCACCTGGAGTATGCCGGGAAGCTGTCAGCCAGGTTAA
- a CDS encoding DUF962 domain-containing protein produces the protein MKSLTEQLATYASYHRDRRNIGTHFIGIPMILFSIVLLLSRPVWLAHDILPVTPALILSIVLGIYYLRLDIPLGLFMCIILVSMLKIAAPLALGATNSWLAWGIGLFVVGWILQTIGHIWEGKKPAFLDDLMGLIIGPLFVAAELVFLMGGRPELHATIIERVGKTRVGRKAPTN, from the coding sequence ATGAAAAGCCTGACGGAGCAACTCGCCACCTACGCCTCGTATCATCGCGACCGCCGTAATATTGGTACCCACTTTATCGGCATTCCCATGATACTTTTCTCCATAGTCCTTCTTTTGTCACGCCCCGTGTGGCTCGCGCATGACATCCTGCCCGTGACCCCGGCCCTCATACTTTCAATTGTGCTGGGAATCTACTATCTGCGGCTCGATATTCCGCTCGGACTTTTCATGTGCATCATTCTGGTGAGCATGCTGAAGATCGCAGCTCCGTTGGCTCTGGGCGCCACTAACAGCTGGCTGGCCTGGGGCATCGGGCTTTTCGTGGTCGGCTGGATTCTTCAAACCATCGGTCATATTTGGGAAGGGAAAAAACCCGCGTTCCTTGATGATCTGATGGGACTGATTATCGGCCCGCTTTTCGTCGCGGCGGAACTCGTCTTTCTCATGGGCGGCCGGCCGGAGCTTCATGCCACCATCATCGAACGCGTAGGCAAAACCCGCGTGGGCCGAAAAGCCCCCACGAATTAA
- the hemW gene encoding radical SAM family heme chaperone HemW, whose amino-acid sequence MNQDAHSIGLYLHIPFCSRLCHYCDFVKTARFAADDPASYVRMLKAYADAWLPVLGLKLRTVFLGGGTPSLLDEAYGPLMESLRSWLLPEAEITMEANPEHVTPERVKIWADLGINRLSLGVQSFQARGLKFLTREHSPERARDAAQLARSLIPNVNLDLIYGWQGQELSDWEADLHAATALDIQHLSLYTLTYEGRTPLARMHRRGVVDALTDERLESMYLMACDTLRAKGFEHEEVSNWHKPGFASVHNSIYWHAGSYIGLGNGAHSFLAEHGGPFGTRWSQDPNLRLMQDGQSQLVTRASLDDLLRMPGVHVETERGASEWLLETVSSGLRTGKGINVNAICARTGYNFRPRPSLDQALRQGLMQVDAAGILTLREEEWYRETGWALEVSLSFVAP is encoded by the coding sequence TTGAATCAAGATGCTCATTCGATCGGACTTTACCTGCACATCCCCTTTTGCAGTCGGCTCTGTCACTACTGTGACTTTGTGAAAACGGCCCGCTTCGCAGCGGATGATCCCGCAAGCTATGTGCGCATGCTGAAGGCCTATGCGGATGCCTGGCTCCCTGTGCTCGGTTTGAAGCTTCGCACCGTGTTTTTGGGAGGTGGCACGCCTTCCCTTTTGGATGAGGCGTATGGTCCCCTCATGGAAAGTCTCAGGTCCTGGCTTCTGCCCGAAGCTGAAATCACCATGGAAGCCAATCCCGAGCATGTGACGCCCGAACGGGTGAAAATATGGGCGGACCTTGGCATCAATCGTCTGTCCCTCGGCGTCCAGTCTTTTCAGGCGCGCGGGCTCAAATTCCTCACCCGCGAGCATAGTCCCGAGCGAGCCCGTGACGCGGCGCAGCTGGCTCGATCCCTGATTCCCAATGTGAATTTGGATCTGATTTACGGCTGGCAGGGCCAGGAACTCAGCGACTGGGAGGCCGATTTACACGCGGCGACAGCGCTGGACATTCAGCATTTGAGCCTTTATACCCTGACCTACGAAGGCCGCACCCCACTTGCCCGCATGCATAGGCGCGGCGTGGTGGATGCTTTGACCGATGAACGCCTGGAAAGTATGTACCTTATGGCCTGTGACACCTTGCGGGCCAAGGGCTTTGAACATGAAGAGGTTTCCAACTGGCATAAGCCAGGGTTTGCCAGTGTTCATAACAGTATCTATTGGCACGCGGGCAGTTACATCGGACTCGGCAACGGGGCGCATAGTTTTCTCGCGGAGCACGGCGGACCCTTTGGAACCCGCTGGTCCCAGGATCCGAATCTGCGTCTGATGCAGGACGGCCAAAGTCAGCTTGTGACCAGGGCCTCCTTGGATGACCTGCTGCGTATGCCAGGTGTACACGTAGAGACGGAACGAGGAGCGTCTGAATGGCTTCTTGAGACAGTTTCCTCGGGCCTGCGCACCGGAAAAGGCATCAATGTGAATGCAATATGCGCGAGAACTGGATATAATTTCCGCCCAAGACCCTCCCTGGACCAAGCCCTGCGGCAAGGACTTATGCAAGTTGATGCGGCTGGAATCCTGACCCTGAGGGAAGAGGAATGGTATCGGGAAACCGGATGGGCACTTGAGGTGTCTCTCTCCTTTGTGGCTCCCTAA
- a CDS encoding aminotransferase class III-fold pyridoxal phosphate-dependent enzyme, with protein MEPMKKLQEMRRETGDKQTKGLDDKVIEAFLRTDKRLAEAIEDAYTEFQALKKEFGTRLQMNERELIDYIQSDFVNFYEADAVNPYVALAAAGPWLITTHGAVLHDSGGYGMIGFGQTPKKILEAMSQHHVMANIMTPNFSQKRLTERLNKEIGHNRKDNKPVFARYLCLNSGSESVTVAARLADLNAKNLTDPGARYAGRKIYMLSMKGSFHGRTERPAQASDSSAKNYQKLATFREQKLMTVEPNNVEQLRAAFAEADKKGIFIEMMLLEPVMGEGNPGVGVTPAFYDEARRLTREHGSLFMIDSIQAGLRAQGCLSICDYPGFETCEAPDMETYSKAVNAGQYPLSILALNRHAAELYQRGIYGNTMTTNPRALDVACAVLDSVTPELRKNIRDRGQEFLDRFNQLREEFPGVVTGATGTGLLCALHLNPEGYKVVGKHGVETWLREQGIGVIHGGKNALRFTPHFLITPAEIDLVIGKIREALKRGPVYS; from the coding sequence ATGGAGCCTATGAAAAAACTGCAGGAGATGCGCCGCGAGACGGGCGACAAGCAGACCAAGGGTCTGGATGATAAAGTCATCGAAGCCTTTTTGCGCACGGACAAGCGACTCGCAGAAGCGATCGAGGACGCGTACACCGAATTTCAAGCTTTGAAAAAAGAGTTCGGCACCAGGCTGCAGATGAACGAACGGGAATTGATTGACTACATCCAAAGCGATTTCGTGAACTTTTACGAAGCCGATGCAGTGAATCCTTATGTGGCGCTCGCCGCCGCAGGCCCCTGGCTCATCACCACCCACGGTGCGGTGCTGCATGATTCGGGCGGATACGGCATGATCGGCTTCGGTCAGACCCCGAAGAAAATTCTGGAAGCCATGAGCCAGCACCATGTGATGGCCAACATCATGACGCCGAACTTCAGCCAGAAACGTTTGACAGAACGCCTGAACAAGGAAATCGGTCACAACCGGAAAGATAATAAGCCGGTCTTCGCCCGTTACCTCTGTTTGAACAGCGGTTCGGAATCAGTGACTGTCGCGGCGCGACTCGCCGACCTGAATGCCAAGAACCTGACCGATCCCGGCGCGCGCTATGCGGGCCGCAAAATCTATATGCTGTCGATGAAGGGCAGCTTCCACGGCCGGACCGAACGCCCTGCCCAGGCTTCTGATTCCTCGGCGAAGAACTATCAAAAGCTGGCCACGTTCCGTGAGCAAAAGCTGATGACGGTCGAGCCGAATAATGTCGAGCAGCTGCGCGCCGCCTTCGCGGAAGCGGATAAAAAAGGCATTTTCATCGAAATGATGCTGCTCGAACCTGTGATGGGTGAAGGCAATCCCGGCGTCGGCGTGACCCCTGCGTTTTATGATGAAGCACGCCGCTTGACCCGTGAGCACGGCTCCCTTTTCATGATCGACTCGATCCAGGCTGGTCTTCGGGCCCAAGGCTGCCTCAGCATCTGCGATTATCCTGGTTTTGAAACCTGTGAAGCGCCGGATATGGAAACCTATTCGAAGGCGGTGAATGCCGGGCAGTATCCGCTGTCGATTCTTGCTTTGAATCGCCATGCTGCTGAACTTTATCAGCGCGGGATCTATGGCAACACCATGACGACCAACCCTCGCGCCCTGGATGTGGCCTGTGCGGTCTTGGATTCAGTGACGCCGGAGCTGCGGAAGAACATCCGCGATCGCGGGCAGGAATTTTTGGATCGCTTCAATCAGCTGCGTGAAGAATTCCCGGGCGTCGTGACTGGCGCTACCGGCACGGGCCTTCTCTGTGCCCTTCATCTGAACCCTGAAGGCTATAAAGTTGTCGGCAAGCACGGCGTCGAAACCTGGCTGCGCGAGCAGGGCATCGGTGTGATCCACGGCGGCAAGAACGCTCTGCGCTTTACGCCTCACTTTTTGATCACGCCGGCGGAAATCGACCTTGTGATCGGCAAGATTCGTGAAGCCCTGAAACGTGGGCCCGTCTACAGCTGA